The following are encoded in a window of Gramella sp. MT6 genomic DNA:
- a CDS encoding adenosylcobalamin-dependent ribonucleoside-diphosphate reductase produces the protein MPVEEKPVVPQTYTQEQAYEASLKYFKGDDLAARVWVNKYALKDSQGNIYELTPNDMHRRIAKEIARVEKKYPNPMSEDEVFDLIKDFKYIVPQGSPMAGIGNPYQVGSLSNCFVIGNDGNSDSYGGIMKIDQEQVQLMKRRGGVGHDLSHIRPKSSAVKNSALTSTGIVPFMERYSNSTREVAQDGRRGALMLSVSINHPDAEDFIDAKMEQGKVTGANVSVRIDDEFMKAVKNNSNYTQKYPVFSEKPKFQKDIEANKLWKKIVHNAWKSAEPGILFWDTVINESVPDCYADLGYKTVSTNPCGEIPLCPYDSCRLLAINLFSYVEEAFTDKAHFNFDLFKKHVAAAQRIMDDIIDLELEKIDNILAKIDSDPESDEIKAVEKNLWLNIRQKAYEGRRTGIGITAEGDMLAGLGIKYGSKEGIDFSVDIHKNIALAAYRASVDTAKERGAFSIFDSEREKDNPFILRLKEADEKLYYDMLEYGRRNIALLTIAPTGTTSLMTQTTSGIEPVFLPVYKRRRKVNPNDKDARVDFVDEVGDSWEEYVVFHHRFKEWMKANGHEIDKNYTQEDLDRLVKLSPYYQATSNDVDWLSKVKMQGAVQKWIDHSISVTINLPNDVDEELVGKLYLEAWEAGCKGVTVYRDGSRSGVLISNEEKKEEETETTAGNFPLKRPEVLTADVVRFQNNKDKWIAFIGLVDGRPYEIFTGFADDEEGILIPRWVTEGYIIKARNEDGSSRYDFQYENKRGYKTTIEGLSHKFNPEFWNYAKLISSTLRHGMSIDNVVDLINSLQLDSESINTWKNGVVRALKRYIADGTVAKKEKCSNCNSSNLIYQEGCLTCKDCGSSKCG, from the coding sequence ATGCCTGTAGAAGAAAAACCAGTCGTTCCACAAACCTATACCCAGGAACAGGCTTATGAAGCATCTCTAAAATATTTCAAGGGCGATGACCTAGCCGCCAGAGTTTGGGTAAATAAATATGCCCTCAAAGACTCTCAGGGAAATATCTACGAACTTACTCCAAATGATATGCACAGACGTATCGCCAAGGAGATCGCAAGAGTTGAAAAGAAATATCCGAATCCTATGAGCGAGGATGAAGTTTTTGATCTTATCAAAGATTTCAAATACATCGTACCTCAGGGAAGCCCAATGGCTGGGATAGGAAATCCATACCAGGTGGGTTCTCTTTCTAATTGTTTCGTAATAGGCAATGATGGTAATTCAGATTCTTATGGTGGTATCATGAAGATAGACCAGGAGCAGGTACAATTAATGAAGCGTCGAGGTGGGGTTGGTCATGACCTTTCTCACATTCGCCCAAAAAGTTCTGCGGTAAAGAATTCGGCTTTAACTTCTACGGGAATTGTTCCTTTTATGGAGCGTTATTCAAATTCTACCAGGGAAGTTGCCCAGGATGGAAGACGTGGAGCTTTGATGCTTTCAGTTTCTATTAACCACCCAGATGCTGAAGATTTTATCGATGCAAAAATGGAACAGGGGAAAGTTACAGGCGCCAATGTTTCGGTTAGAATTGATGATGAATTCATGAAGGCTGTTAAAAATAACAGCAATTACACTCAAAAATACCCGGTATTTAGCGAGAAGCCTAAATTCCAGAAAGATATAGAAGCGAATAAGCTTTGGAAGAAAATCGTTCATAACGCATGGAAATCTGCTGAGCCAGGAATCCTTTTCTGGGATACGGTTATTAACGAGTCTGTACCAGATTGTTATGCAGATCTTGGGTATAAAACGGTTTCAACAAACCCTTGTGGTGAGATCCCGCTTTGTCCTTATGACTCCTGTCGTTTACTTGCCATCAACTTATTTTCTTATGTAGAGGAGGCATTTACAGATAAAGCGCATTTCAACTTTGATCTATTTAAGAAGCACGTTGCTGCGGCACAGAGAATAATGGATGATATCATTGATCTTGAACTTGAGAAGATCGATAACATCCTCGCCAAGATCGATTCAGACCCAGAGAGTGATGAGATCAAAGCAGTAGAAAAGAACTTATGGTTGAATATCCGTCAAAAGGCTTATGAAGGTCGTAGAACCGGAATAGGTATCACTGCTGAAGGTGATATGCTGGCAGGTCTTGGTATTAAATACGGTAGCAAGGAAGGAATAGACTTTTCTGTAGATATCCACAAGAATATTGCTTTAGCTGCTTACAGGGCTTCTGTAGATACTGCTAAAGAAAGAGGTGCATTTTCTATTTTCGATTCAGAAAGAGAAAAAGACAACCCATTTATCCTGAGACTTAAAGAAGCTGATGAAAAGCTTTATTATGATATGCTGGAATATGGTAGAAGAAATATTGCTCTTCTAACCATCGCTCCTACCGGAACTACAAGTTTAATGACCCAGACAACTTCTGGTATCGAGCCGGTTTTCCTTCCAGTTTATAAGAGAAGAAGAAAAGTGAATCCTAACGATAAAGATGCAAGAGTAGATTTTGTAGATGAAGTTGGAGATTCATGGGAAGAATATGTGGTTTTCCACCACCGTTTCAAGGAGTGGATGAAAGCAAATGGTCATGAGATCGATAAGAATTATACTCAGGAAGATCTTGATAGACTGGTTAAATTATCTCCTTACTACCAGGCGACTTCTAACGATGTGGATTGGTTGAGCAAGGTGAAAATGCAGGGAGCTGTTCAAAAATGGATAGATCACTCTATTAGTGTAACCATCAACCTTCCTAATGATGTTGATGAAGAGCTGGTAGGAAAATTATACCTGGAAGCATGGGAAGCTGGATGTAAAGGAGTAACCGTATATCGTGACGGTTCACGTTCTGGAGTTCTTATTTCTAACGAAGAGAAAAAAGAAGAAGAAACTGAAACTACAGCTGGTAATTTCCCATTAAAAAGACCAGAGGTCCTAACTGCAGATGTAGTACGTTTCCAGAACAATAAAGACAAATGGATCGCCTTTATTGGTCTTGTAGACGGAAGACCTTACGAGATCTTCACCGGTTTTGCCGATGATGAGGAAGGTATACTTATCCCAAGATGGGTAACCGAAGGTTATATCATCAAAGCTAGAAATGAAGACGGATCTTCCCGTTACGATTTCCAGTATGAGAACAAACGGGGATATAAAACGACTATTGAAGGTCTTTCCCATAAGTTCAATCCGGAATTCTGGAACTACGCGAAACTGATCTCCAGTACACTTCGTCACGGAATGTCTATAGACAATGTGGTTGACCTAATTAATAGCCTTCAACTTGATAGCGAATCTATCAATACCTGGAAGAATGGTGTGGTAAGAGCTCTTAAGCGTTATATCGCTGACGGTACTGTTGCCAAAAAGGAAAAGTGCAGCAATTGTAATTCCTCAAATCTGATATACCAGGAAGGATGCTTAACCTGCAAGGACTGCGGTTCTTCTAAGTGTGGTTAA
- a CDS encoding alpha-amylase family glycosyl hydrolase, which translates to MKNKLLVFWVFTLSLIQMANAQVQEATVEVNPDPFGENDTVTLTFSDIDLSQWGVTDAYLWAWSYNNADVLQDAPNNGSWDNSNEAHKLIEDNGDLSITFKVSDFFGRTGITRIGFLVKAKDGTGDKKTQDFTKDVGTFELNINSPTSNFTLLENSNSLAISATSSIDALFELSVNGNLVNSTTTLSKNYDYSLTVTDYSEITLKAINGEDVQSLIFYAAPAANVPEVTLPTGLKDGINFDPSNPTKATFVLHAPNKEVVHWIGSLNDWEISNDYLMNYDPAKERFWIEIDGLTANSDVLYQYLVDYSIAIADPYSHLILDPWNDQDIEPETFSGIPSYPTGKTTNAVTWFQTDTDTYNWGDSSFEKPAKEDLVIYELLLRDFDEDHSYQALIDRLDYLENLGVNAIELMPVNEFDGNESWGYNPSFHMATDKYYGSPEMLKKLIDEAHQRGIAVIADIVFNHATGQNPYFRLYNSTNGDTSGTPSSDNPFFNQSPRHSYNVFNDFNHQYEGTQQYVKRIVQYWIEEFKFDGFRWDLTKGFTQNCTANDEGCTGSYQADRVALLKQYADYQWAVDDNSYVIFEHLGGNNEETEWANYRLDEGKGIMLWSNLSGSYGEAIMGYHDGGKSDFSWASYKNRGWEEPRNIAYMESHDEERLMFKALEYGNTSENYSVKSLPTALDRMSMNAAFFFTIPGPKMIWQFGELGYDFSIDYNGRIGNKPIRWDYFQDPDRKDLYEDYSKLIALRNAEPIFNTEDFTIDANNSNGIKTIHLNTTAAGSNEISKMLIVGNFGVSNTSVEVEFQETGVWYDLFNNNKKKTINSTVTTLNLAPGEWHIYADQVSELFPDDNFPDADEDGVSDANDKCPDTPTGDTVNFEGCTVFNLPSNAFSVEAVGVSCNGEENGAINVSSSIPDNTYSVSIDGQESLTLNGDNDFAGVFEGLATGTYDICFTVNGENDFEQCFSASITEPENLSTSSVVNQTRNQVTLHLDGAGKYYISLNEKLIVTDQAEITLDLLSGSNRIHVNTDLDCQGTYFEEIFVSEEVAYYPNPTNGPLQVFVAGEDSEISVELFGGIGNLLSKRAVSVPANRVIELDVSSRSSGLYIVHLKGKTVDKTIKVIKE; encoded by the coding sequence ATGAAAAATAAACTACTGGTTTTTTGGGTTTTCACACTCAGCCTTATTCAAATGGCAAATGCCCAGGTTCAGGAGGCAACTGTGGAAGTAAACCCCGATCCTTTCGGTGAAAATGACACCGTAACATTAACCTTTTCAGACATTGATCTTAGCCAATGGGGTGTAACCGATGCCTATTTATGGGCCTGGAGTTACAATAATGCAGATGTGCTACAAGATGCTCCAAATAATGGCAGTTGGGATAATTCTAATGAAGCGCATAAGCTAATTGAAGATAATGGAGACCTAAGTATCACTTTTAAAGTCTCTGATTTTTTTGGTCGTACCGGCATCACCAGAATTGGTTTTTTGGTAAAGGCCAAAGATGGTACCGGCGATAAAAAAACTCAGGATTTTACTAAAGATGTAGGTACTTTTGAGTTGAACATTAATTCTCCAACATCCAATTTTACTTTATTAGAAAACAGTAATTCCTTAGCTATTTCAGCTACATCAAGCATAGATGCACTTTTCGAACTTTCTGTTAATGGGAACCTGGTAAATTCCACCACTACCCTATCTAAGAATTATGACTATTCTCTTACGGTCACAGATTACAGCGAAATAACCCTGAAAGCTATTAATGGTGAAGATGTTCAGTCCTTAATATTTTACGCTGCACCAGCGGCCAATGTTCCTGAAGTGACTTTACCTACGGGTCTGAAAGACGGGATAAATTTTGATCCTTCAAATCCTACTAAAGCAACTTTTGTTCTGCATGCACCAAATAAGGAAGTGGTGCATTGGATAGGTTCTCTTAACGACTGGGAGATCTCTAATGATTACCTTATGAATTATGATCCTGCTAAAGAAAGATTCTGGATCGAAATCGACGGACTTACCGCAAACAGCGATGTCCTTTACCAGTACCTGGTAGATTATTCTATCGCCATAGCAGATCCTTATTCGCATTTGATCCTTGACCCATGGAACGATCAGGATATAGAACCTGAAACTTTTTCAGGGATACCTTCCTACCCTACCGGAAAAACCACTAATGCCGTTACCTGGTTTCAGACTGATACCGATACTTATAACTGGGGAGATTCCTCATTTGAAAAGCCGGCAAAAGAAGACCTTGTGATCTATGAGCTATTATTAAGAGATTTTGATGAAGATCACTCTTACCAGGCTCTGATCGATCGATTAGATTACCTGGAAAATCTTGGCGTGAACGCTATAGAATTAATGCCGGTGAACGAATTTGACGGCAACGAAAGCTGGGGATACAACCCTTCTTTTCATATGGCAACCGATAAGTATTATGGTTCCCCTGAAATGTTGAAGAAACTGATAGATGAAGCCCACCAGCGTGGAATCGCGGTGATCGCAGATATCGTTTTTAATCATGCCACTGGCCAAAATCCTTATTTCAGATTATACAATAGTACGAATGGAGATACAAGCGGAACACCTTCCAGCGACAATCCATTTTTCAACCAGTCACCGAGACATTCATATAATGTTTTCAACGATTTTAATCATCAATACGAAGGAACCCAGCAATATGTAAAACGTATCGTACAATATTGGATAGAGGAATTTAAGTTCGATGGATTCAGATGGGATCTTACTAAGGGTTTTACTCAGAATTGCACTGCAAACGATGAAGGATGTACCGGTTCTTACCAGGCAGATCGTGTCGCCCTTTTAAAGCAATACGCAGATTACCAGTGGGCAGTTGATGATAATTCATATGTGATCTTCGAACATCTTGGCGGAAATAACGAAGAAACTGAATGGGCCAATTACCGCCTTGACGAAGGTAAGGGAATAATGCTTTGGAGTAACCTTTCGGGATCTTATGGAGAAGCGATCATGGGTTACCATGATGGTGGAAAATCTGATTTTTCCTGGGCCTCTTATAAGAATCGCGGTTGGGAAGAACCTCGAAATATAGCCTATATGGAAAGTCATGATGAAGAAAGACTAATGTTTAAGGCCCTGGAATACGGGAATACTTCTGAAAATTATTCAGTAAAATCCCTTCCAACAGCTCTTGACCGCATGAGTATGAATGCTGCATTTTTCTTCACCATTCCAGGTCCAAAAATGATCTGGCAGTTTGGTGAACTCGGTTATGATTTTTCTATAGATTACAACGGAAGAATTGGGAATAAACCAATACGCTGGGACTATTTCCAGGATCCGGATCGTAAAGACCTGTATGAAGATTATTCCAAGCTAATCGCTTTAAGAAATGCTGAACCTATCTTCAATACCGAAGATTTTACAATAGACGCTAATAATAGTAATGGTATCAAGACCATACATTTAAATACCACGGCTGCCGGCAGCAATGAGATCTCAAAAATGCTAATCGTTGGTAATTTTGGAGTTAGCAACACTTCTGTTGAAGTTGAATTTCAGGAAACCGGTGTCTGGTATGATCTTTTTAATAACAACAAAAAGAAAACGATCAATTCCACCGTTACGACCCTGAACCTTGCACCTGGAGAATGGCATATCTATGCCGATCAGGTTTCGGAGCTTTTTCCAGACGATAATTTCCCTGATGCCGATGAAGACGGAGTTTCAGATGCTAACGATAAATGTCCTGACACTCCCACCGGTGACACCGTAAATTTTGAAGGTTGTACCGTGTTTAACCTGCCATCTAATGCTTTTAGCGTGGAAGCAGTTGGTGTGAGTTGCAATGGTGAGGAAAATGGAGCTATTAATGTAAGTTCCAGCATTCCAGATAATACCTATTCAGTTTCTATTGATGGGCAGGAATCTTTAACCCTGAACGGTGATAATGATTTTGCCGGGGTATTTGAAGGCCTGGCTACAGGAACTTATGATATTTGCTTTACTGTAAACGGTGAAAATGATTTTGAACAATGTTTTTCTGCAAGTATTACGGAACCGGAAAACCTTTCCACCAGTTCGGTAGTGAATCAGACTCGAAATCAGGTAACTCTACATCTAGATGGAGCAGGTAAATATTACATAAGTCTGAATGAAAAACTTATAGTAACAGATCAGGCTGAGATCACTCTGGACCTTCTAAGCGGTTCAAACCGTATCCACGTGAATACAGACCTGGACTGCCAGGGAACTTATTTTGAAGAAATCTTTGTGAGTGAAGAAGTTGCCTATTACCCAAATCCAACAAATGGTCCTCTTCAGGTATTTGTGGCAGGAGAAGATTCAGAAATAAGTGTGGAATTATTTGGCGGAATCGGTAACCTTTTAAGTAAGAGAGCGGTTAGCGTGCCGGCTAACAGGGTAATTGAACTGGATGTAAGCTCAAGAAGTTCAGGCCTTTACATTGTTCACCTAAAAGGAAAAACGGTAGATAAAACAATTAAAGTAATTAAAGAATAA
- a CDS encoding SusF/SusE family outer membrane protein: protein MKKVSFLLFALIGLISLNSCTEDDSFTFVAKPDPVGLAFTNTAADNYDLKAANGDNLAERFVWNPVDFDVQTPVTYQLAGSADMTFDYTDPISEGELTNAAVTVSQMLSLAADAGLDNDPETEAPNTGTLNFQVRAFVGDGGANAVEQFSDVITVNVTLPEAEEEAEAELPKIYVTGNFGAASGYTSDWSPEAGVPLAASAEGETDYEGFVYMNVDAPEYKFLPQNTGWDGDYGDAGAENGAYTETLLQDGEVNAGTPDGTGGYFWVKADTEALTYSLTETNWGIIGNATPTGWDSDTDMTYDAENKVWTLTLDLTAQVAPDNGIKFRANDAWDINIGDTGADGTMEFGGDNIGVPEDGNYTITLDLSNPRMYTYTLTKN, encoded by the coding sequence ATGAAAAAAGTAAGTTTTTTATTATTCGCATTAATTGGGCTAATCAGTCTTAATTCGTGTACCGAAGATGATTCATTCACTTTTGTGGCAAAACCAGACCCGGTAGGTTTGGCATTTACAAATACTGCTGCAGATAACTATGATCTAAAAGCCGCTAATGGTGATAATTTAGCCGAAAGATTTGTTTGGAATCCGGTAGATTTTGATGTTCAGACACCAGTAACTTATCAATTGGCAGGGTCTGCAGATATGACCTTTGATTATACAGATCCAATTTCTGAAGGAGAATTGACTAATGCAGCCGTTACGGTAAGCCAGATGTTAAGCCTTGCTGCAGATGCTGGTCTGGATAACGATCCTGAAACTGAAGCTCCGAATACCGGAACCCTGAATTTCCAGGTTCGTGCATTCGTTGGAGACGGCGGCGCAAACGCGGTTGAGCAATTTTCAGATGTGATCACTGTGAATGTAACTCTTCCTGAAGCTGAAGAAGAGGCAGAAGCTGAACTTCCTAAAATATATGTTACCGGGAACTTTGGTGCAGCCAGTGGTTATACTTCAGACTGGAGTCCGGAAGCAGGTGTACCACTTGCTGCTTCAGCAGAAGGTGAGACAGATTACGAAGGTTTCGTTTATATGAACGTAGATGCTCCTGAATATAAATTCCTTCCGCAAAACACAGGATGGGACGGAGATTATGGTGATGCAGGTGCCGAAAATGGTGCTTATACAGAGACTTTACTACAGGATGGTGAAGTGAACGCAGGAACTCCCGACGGTACAGGTGGATATTTCTGGGTGAAAGCAGATACAGAGGCCCTTACTTATTCTTTAACCGAAACTAACTGGGGAATAATTGGTAATGCAACTCCAACCGGATGGGATTCTGATACAGATATGACCTACGATGCCGAAAATAAGGTTTGGACATTAACCCTGGACCTTACCGCTCAGGTTGCTCCAGATAATGGAATTAAATTCCGTGCTAACGATGCCTGGGATATCAACATTGGTGATACAGGTGCAGATGGTACTATGGAATTTGGCGGTGATAACATAGGGGTTCCAGAAGATGGAAACTATACCATCACTCTGGATCTAAGCAATCCTAGAATGTATACATATACATTGACCAAAAATTAA
- a CDS encoding RagB/SusD family nutrient uptake outer membrane protein — MKMNFIKKLILIVPACLLVACHDDLDQYPIDPDSFTETNVFVDAQEAKGALAKLYASLALTGQQGPAGDADITGIDEGTSQYSRLLYSLNELTTDNAVVGWGDPGLPNLHAMDWGASNDFTTGMYYRLAQEVSFCNSFISNAEALNEDPEVAAYIAEARFLRAFAYYNLMDFYADVPLVQEVSTELPEQSTRREIFDFVEAELLAIQDNLKDSGANEYGRVDKVASWALLSKLYLNAESWIGEPMYTEAVTFSKQAINSTYSINTTDANGNGSAYDELFLADNNSNGAQNEFIFALNFDGNQSKTYGGTTFLVHASIGGSMDASLFGVNGGWAGIRTTKALVNQFDYAVTATDDDGNPIEWADERAMFYTDGQSFEINTIANTFTDGYAVTKFKNVDSEGNAGSDEGGDFVDTDLPIIRLAEVYLNYTEAVLRGGTGGDLATATVYINELRQRAFGDNSGNISSSDLSLDFILSERARELYWEGQRRTDLIRFNLFTSGSYLWPFKGGTRGGMAVAEFRRLFPLPSNLISVNPNLTQNPGY; from the coding sequence ATGAAAATGAATTTTATAAAGAAATTAATCCTGATCGTACCGGCTTGTCTCCTTGTAGCCTGCCATGACGATTTAGATCAATATCCTATAGATCCTGATAGTTTTACTGAAACAAATGTATTTGTTGATGCTCAGGAAGCTAAAGGTGCATTGGCTAAGCTATACGCTAGTTTAGCGTTAACTGGACAACAAGGTCCGGCTGGTGACGCAGATATCACAGGTATCGATGAAGGTACCTCGCAATATTCGAGATTATTGTACAGTCTTAATGAACTTACTACAGATAATGCTGTAGTTGGATGGGGAGACCCTGGTCTTCCTAACCTTCATGCGATGGACTGGGGTGCTTCGAATGACTTTACCACCGGTATGTATTACAGGCTGGCACAGGAAGTATCATTCTGTAATTCGTTCATCTCTAATGCTGAAGCTTTAAATGAAGATCCAGAAGTGGCGGCTTATATTGCTGAAGCAAGATTCCTTAGAGCCTTTGCTTATTACAACCTAATGGATTTCTATGCAGATGTTCCTTTGGTACAGGAAGTTTCTACAGAGCTACCTGAGCAGAGCACAAGAAGAGAGATCTTTGACTTCGTAGAGGCTGAATTGCTTGCTATCCAGGATAATCTTAAAGATAGTGGAGCTAATGAATACGGTCGTGTAGATAAAGTAGCCTCTTGGGCACTTTTATCTAAGTTGTACCTGAATGCTGAATCCTGGATTGGTGAACCAATGTATACCGAAGCTGTTACCTTTTCTAAGCAGGCGATAAATTCAACATATTCTATCAACACCACAGATGCCAATGGTAATGGATCTGCTTATGACGAATTGTTCCTTGCAGACAACAACAGCAATGGTGCACAGAATGAGTTTATTTTCGCGTTGAATTTCGACGGAAATCAGTCTAAGACCTATGGTGGTACCACATTCCTTGTTCACGCTTCTATTGGAGGAAGTATGGATGCCAGTTTATTCGGTGTGAATGGTGGTTGGGCAGGAATAAGAACTACCAAAGCACTGGTTAATCAATTTGATTACGCGGTTACTGCAACAGATGATGATGGTAATCCAATTGAATGGGCAGATGAAAGAGCTATGTTCTATACAGATGGACAGAGCTTCGAGATCAATACCATTGCAAATACCTTTACAGATGGTTACGCCGTGACCAAATTCAAAAATGTAGATTCAGAAGGGAATGCCGGTAGCGATGAAGGAGGAGATTTCGTGGATACAGATCTACCTATTATTCGTCTTGCCGAAGTTTACTTGAATTATACTGAAGCTGTATTAAGAGGTGGCACTGGTGGAGACCTAGCAACCGCAACTGTTTATATCAATGAACTAAGACAAAGAGCTTTTGGTGATAATTCCGGAAATATTAGCAGTTCAGACCTATCCCTGGATTTTATTCTTAGCGAACGCGCTAGAGAATTATACTGGGAAGGACAAAGAAGAACAGATCTAATCCGTTTCAATTTATTCACATCAGGAAGTTACCTGTGGCCATTTAAGGGTGGTACACGAGGTGGAATGGCCGTTGCAGAATTCAGAAGGTTATTCCCGCTTCCAAGCAATCTTATTTCAGTAAATCCAAATCTAACTCAAAACCCAGGTTATTAA